The Fervidibacillus albus genome contains a region encoding:
- a CDS encoding PTS fructose transporter subunit IIABC — protein sequence MKITSLLTKDTIHLQLASTEKEAVIDELVHVLDKADKLTDPTAFKKEIMRREEQSTTGIGEGVAIPHAKTSAVKTPAIAFGRSVNGVNYDSLDGQPAHLVFMIAATANANNTHLEALARLSKLLMKQEIRSRLLSAKTADEILSIIESYDVDEKEADKEEVETKTGPYIVAVTACPTGIAHTYMAADALTEKGKEKNLSIKVETNGSDGKKNVLTPEDIERATAVIVAADTKVEMDRFKGKHVIEVPVSEAIRKPDTLLEKAVKQQAPIYQGGKDEKEEHQQGPKTGIYKHLMNGVSNMLPFVVGGGILIAISFMFGIHSSDPNDPSYNEFAAALMSIGGGNAFTLMVPVLAGFIAMSIADRPGLAPGMVGGLMAAQGGAGFLGGLIAGFLAGYIVVGLKKLFSGLPQSLEGIKPVLIYPFFGIAITGLIMYFILIDPVKSFNVFLIDWLDGLGTGNLVLLGLLLGGMMAVDMGGPINKAAYTFGIAMIEAGQFMPHAAIMAGGMVPPLGIAIATVLFKNRFTKSERDAGISNFIMGASFITEGAIPFAAGDPLRVIPSIIIGSATAGALSMLFGIGLMAPHGGIFVIPFVEGNAWLYVLAILIGSFITALLLGLLKRPVKE from the coding sequence GGACAAATTAACGGATCCAACTGCCTTTAAAAAAGAAATAATGCGCCGTGAAGAACAAAGTACAACTGGGATTGGCGAAGGAGTAGCCATTCCTCATGCAAAAACATCTGCAGTTAAAACCCCGGCTATCGCATTTGGACGTTCCGTAAATGGAGTGAACTACGATTCTTTAGACGGTCAACCAGCTCATTTAGTATTTATGATTGCTGCGACAGCCAATGCGAACAATACTCATTTGGAAGCGTTGGCAAGATTATCCAAACTACTTATGAAACAAGAAATCCGTTCCCGCTTGTTGTCGGCAAAAACAGCGGATGAAATTTTGTCCATTATCGAATCTTATGACGTTGATGAAAAAGAAGCGGATAAGGAAGAAGTAGAAACGAAAACCGGTCCATACATCGTTGCCGTAACCGCTTGTCCGACAGGTATCGCCCACACGTATATGGCGGCCGATGCACTTACGGAAAAAGGAAAGGAAAAGAACCTTTCGATTAAAGTGGAAACGAACGGTTCGGATGGAAAGAAGAATGTGTTAACTCCAGAAGATATTGAACGGGCAACAGCCGTAATCGTAGCGGCGGATACGAAAGTGGAGATGGATCGTTTCAAAGGGAAACATGTTATCGAAGTGCCTGTTTCTGAAGCAATTCGGAAACCCGATACGTTATTGGAAAAAGCAGTAAAACAACAAGCACCGATTTATCAAGGGGGAAAAGATGAGAAAGAGGAACACCAACAAGGCCCGAAAACCGGAATTTACAAACATCTAATGAACGGTGTTTCCAATATGCTTCCGTTCGTCGTCGGTGGTGGGATTTTAATTGCAATTTCCTTTATGTTTGGGATTCACTCTTCCGACCCGAACGATCCTTCTTATAATGAGTTTGCAGCAGCATTAATGTCCATCGGTGGTGGAAACGCCTTTACGTTGATGGTTCCGGTTTTGGCTGGATTTATTGCGATGAGTATTGCCGATCGTCCTGGACTTGCTCCTGGTATGGTTGGTGGATTGATGGCTGCACAAGGTGGCGCTGGATTTTTAGGCGGTTTGATTGCTGGGTTTTTAGCGGGATATATAGTTGTCGGTTTGAAGAAACTGTTTAGTGGTTTGCCGCAAAGTTTGGAAGGAATTAAACCGGTGTTAATCTATCCGTTTTTTGGAATTGCGATTACCGGTCTGATAATGTATTTTATTTTGATTGACCCTGTGAAAAGTTTTAACGTCTTTTTGATTGACTGGTTAGACGGATTAGGTACAGGAAATCTCGTTTTATTAGGACTGCTATTAGGTGGAATGATGGCTGTTGACATGGGCGGTCCGATTAACAAAGCGGCTTACACGTTCGGAATTGCCATGATCGAAGCTGGACAATTCATGCCCCATGCAGCAATTATGGCTGGGGGAATGGTTCCTCCGTTAGGAATTGCGATTGCGACTGTTCTCTTTAAAAATCGGTTTACGAAAAGTGAACGGGATGCAGGTATTTCGAATTTTATCATGGGTGCCTCCTTTATTACGGAAGGTGCGATTCCATTTGCTGCAGGCGATCCGCTACGGGTCATTCCGTCGATTATTATCGGATCTGCAACGGCAGGAGCTTTGAGCATGTTATTTGGTATCGGGTTAATGGCTCCCCACGGTGGAATTTTCGTCATTCCTTTTGTTGAAGGAAATGCTTGGTTATATGTATTAGCCATTTTAATCGGATCGTTCATTACGGCACTACTTCTCGGATTATTAAAACGTCCGGTGAAGGAATAA